The following is a genomic window from Nostoc sp. HK-01.
AATCTATATTACTAGTGACTGACACCAACTCCCGATTTAACCACTTCTTGAAAATGCTATCTCGCCCATCATCAGAAGCTACAAACTGGTAAACACTCTCACGATTACCTCGCGGCCCTAATCGCCCCATATACGACAGCCGCAGGTCAATCTTGTCGAGTAACTTTTGAGCGATGCCTACGGCAAGCCTAAGCGGGAAAGCTATAGGAGTAAGACTTTTTGAAATAGTCACTGACAAAAAATCCTCTAAGATGTCTACTGATATCTGGACTATACTAATAACCAGAACATGATTTTTTTAAGAATAAAAAGAATGCGTAAACAGACCATTCAATATACATCATCGTTAGATGCTCTGCTTGCTGTTGCCAAGCGACTTAGTGTGTATGAAAACCAGCAAAAAATGGACTCAGAAGATTTTTTTTACCAATATACTCAGGGAGTATTATCAGATGATGTCCTATTTATAGAATGGGCAAATGATTACCGTCACTACCTGGCTTTGCGGCAAGAAATAGAACGCATATTGAACTATGCTGCCTAATATTCTATCTGATTACCTCAATCAAGTAGAACAAGCAATTGTTCAATGTCAGAATGTTTATGTAGAACGTTATGAAGAAGAAATTCTAACATCACAACGGGCGAATTTAAGAATTAGATTGCGCTTCAATCAGACACATTTATTAGAAATAAATGAAGCTTTATTAATCATAGGTAATCAGCTAGAATTTCTTGACTATCGTTACCATTTTCAAGATGAACGAAGTTGCCTAGTTTTTCGTTATGATAATACACCTCACTTTCCCAATCTTTCTACTTTTCCACACCATAAGCATTTACCAGATGATGTGATAAGTTCTGCCAAACCTGAAATTACTCAAGTATTAAAAGAAGCAACAGAGTTATTAACGCTTAACTCTTAATAGGGAGTTGATTTGACAAAGGTTTCTGAATTTTGATATGTTGCTGAATTTCTTTTAGCAGAGGCGTTATTAGATTTTTCCGTTGTGGCTGATTTAGAAGCTTGGTTAAACCAGCAAGCCGGGTAATATATCAATTCGCAATTCGCGGTGGACGCGACGCTTCTGCGTCGAAGGTCGCTGTGCCATCGCGGACTCGCGCTTCGCTCTTAAGATCGCAATTAAAAAACTTAGACGCAGCAAAGCTTTTAGAGTTTACATTTGTATCAGATTTTCGTGAAATGGTATTACGATGCACTTCAACGGACTAAGGACAAGCAACTAAATCGAAATTACAATCATTACGAGACAAAGTAATCATGGAATTCAACCAAAACAACAATGTTGTTAAACTCTGTCTTCAAGGTATGGGCATGGAAGAAAAAGGCAAACCAGCAGAAGCAAGTAAACTGTTTCAAGAAGCCTGGAACGAAGCGACATACGACTTGGAAAAATTTATTTCAGCTCACTATGTAGCTCAATATCAAAAAAATGTTTCCGACAAATTAAAATGGCTCGAAACAGCTTTGCAGTTTGCATTAAAAATAAATGACGACACTGTTAAGAGTGCAATACCTTCTCTATATTCAAACATTGCCAAATGCTATGAGGGCTTAAGCAACCCTAAAAAGGCAAGAAAGAATTATAAATTAGCAACTTCGTTTAAAGATAAACCTTCTGACAAAGGCCCCTTTTATCATGGCACGAAAGCAGATTTGCTCCTTGGCGATTTGCTGACAGCAGGGGGCAGTTCTAATTACAAACTTGAACTCAAAATGAATCACATTTATTTCACAGCCCTTGTCAATGGGGCGGGACTAGCAGCTGCATTAGCAAAAGGCGATAACCGTGAACGTGTTTATATCGTTGAACCAACAGGGGAGTTTGAAAATGAT
Proteins encoded in this region:
- a CDS encoding rifampin ADP-ribosyl transferase; protein product: MEFNQNNNVVKLCLQGMGMEEKGKPAEASKLFQEAWNEATYDLEKFISAHYVAQYQKNVSDKLKWLETALQFALKINDDTVKSAIPSLYSNIAKCYEGLSNPKKARKNYKLATSFKDKPSDKGPFYHGTKADLLLGDLLTAGGSSNYKLELKMNHIYFTALVNGAGLAAALAKGDNRERVYIVEPTGEFENDPNVTDKKFPGNPTRSYRSQAPLKIVGEVTDWVRQTPEELQKWREKLANNKGEIIN